A single window of Jiangella alkaliphila DNA harbors:
- a CDS encoding DNA polymerase IV yields MSRWVLHVDLDQFIAAVEVLRRPELAGKPVVVGGDGDPTKRGVVATASYEARAFGVHSGLPMRTALKRCPDAVFLPVDKPAYEAVSADVMETLREFGTVEVLGWDEAFLDAGPPGDEDPEGTARRIQRRVREATDLDCTVGIGENKLQAKLATGFGKPAGVATLTYDSWFDVLGDRPSDALWGVGAKTAKKLAEMDIHTVRDLASTHPDTVAARFGPTIGPWLVRVARGVASARVTGEPWLARSRGKEFTYQRNLEDWDEVGREVVRLAHEVAQEVVAEQRPAVRVVVKVRYAPFFTSTHGHKLPEPTSDGDVLAAAALVALGRFADRRPVRLLGVRAEFGG; encoded by the coding sequence GTGTCCCGCTGGGTCCTGCACGTCGACCTCGACCAGTTCATCGCTGCCGTCGAGGTGCTGCGCCGTCCCGAGCTGGCCGGCAAGCCGGTCGTCGTCGGCGGCGACGGAGACCCCACCAAGCGCGGCGTCGTCGCCACCGCCTCGTACGAGGCGCGCGCGTTCGGCGTCCACTCCGGCCTGCCCATGCGCACCGCGCTCAAACGCTGCCCCGACGCCGTCTTCCTCCCGGTCGACAAACCCGCGTACGAGGCGGTCTCCGCCGACGTCATGGAGACGCTGCGCGAGTTCGGCACCGTCGAAGTGCTCGGCTGGGACGAGGCGTTCCTCGACGCGGGCCCACCCGGCGACGAAGACCCCGAGGGCACCGCCCGGCGCATCCAGCGGCGCGTCCGCGAGGCCACCGACCTCGACTGCACCGTCGGCATCGGCGAGAACAAACTGCAGGCCAAGCTGGCCACCGGGTTCGGGAAGCCGGCCGGCGTCGCCACGCTCACCTACGACTCCTGGTTCGACGTGCTCGGCGACCGCCCGTCCGACGCGCTGTGGGGCGTCGGCGCGAAGACGGCGAAGAAGCTGGCCGAGATGGACATCCACACGGTCCGCGACCTCGCCTCCACGCACCCCGACACCGTCGCCGCCCGGTTCGGCCCCACCATCGGCCCGTGGCTGGTGCGCGTCGCCCGCGGCGTCGCGTCGGCGCGGGTCACCGGCGAGCCGTGGCTGGCCCGGTCGCGTGGCAAGGAGTTCACGTACCAGCGCAACCTCGAGGACTGGGACGAGGTCGGCCGCGAGGTGGTCCGGCTGGCGCACGAGGTCGCCCAGGAGGTCGTCGCCGAGCAGCGGCCCGCCGTGCGCGTCGTCGTGAAGGTCCGGTACGCCCCGTTCTTCACCTCCACACATGGCCACAAACTGCCCGAGCCCACCAGCGACGGTGACGTGCTGGCCGCGGCCGCGCTGGTGGCGCTCGGCCGGTTCGCCGACCGCCGGCCGGTCCGGCTCCTGGGTGTTCGTGCCGAGTTCGGTGGTTGA
- a CDS encoding VOC family protein: MTEPVVHFEIPADDLDRAREFYRAAFEWDLTPMPEVDYTIVSTTPADETGRPKDPGAINGGMYTRDADRPHPVVTIGVDDVDEALAAVERLGGAVVLPKTEVMGMGFAAYFRDTEGNVLGLWQNAAG, translated from the coding sequence ATGACCGAACCAGTGGTGCACTTCGAGATCCCGGCCGACGACCTCGACCGAGCCCGCGAGTTCTATCGCGCCGCATTCGAGTGGGACCTCACTCCGATGCCGGAGGTCGACTACACCATCGTCTCCACCACACCCGCCGACGAGACCGGCCGGCCGAAGGACCCGGGCGCCATCAACGGCGGCATGTACACCCGCGACGCCGACCGGCCCCATCCCGTCGTCACCATCGGCGTGGACGACGTCGACGAGGCCCTGGCGGCGGTCGAACGGCTCGGCGGGGCCGTCGTGCTGCCGAAGACGGAGGTCATGGGGATGGGCTTCGCGGCCTACTTCCGCGACACCGAGGGCAACGTGCTCGGCCTCTGGCAGAACGCCGCCGGCTGA